In the Pelagicoccus albus genome, AAGCGTGAAGACGATCGACAATCATCGCTGCAGCATGATGCGAAAACTCGACCTGCACAACGTCGCCGACATTACTCGGTACGCCGTTGAGCATCGTTTGGTCGAAGTCAATTTCGTAGTCTAGCCTTGCTGGGCCTGAACTGCGGTGAGGGCGATGGTGTAGATGATATCATCCACCAGCGCTCCACGCGACAGGTCGTTGACCGGCTTTCTCAAACCTTGCAGCATCGGACCGATTGAGATCACATTGGCCGAACGCTGTACCGCCTTGTAGGTGGTGTTTCCGGTATTGAGGTCTGGGAAGATGAATACGTTTGCCTTGCCGGCCACTGGGCTGTCGGGAGCTTTTGTCCGAGCTACGTCTGCGATCGCTGCCGCGTCGTATTGAAGCGGCCCGTCAACGACGAGATCGGGGCGAAGCTCTTTCACGATGCGCGTCGCTTCCACTACCTTGTCCACGTCTGCTCCGAAGCCTGAGCCGAGCGTACTGTAGCTGATCATGGCTACGAGTGGCTCTACTCCGAATGCCTTGGCGGAGTCCGCGCTCTGGATCGCGATGTCTGCGAGCTCTTCCGCGTTAGGATCCGGGTTGATAGCGCAGTCTCCGTAAACGAGAACCTGATCTGGAAGACACATGAAGAAAATTGACGAAGCGATTTTGGCAGTTGGCTTGGTCTTGATCAGCTGCATGGCAGGACGAACCGTATTGGCCGATGAGTGAACTGCTCCGGATACGAGGCCGTCCACTTCGTCGTGAGCCAGCATCATCGTGCCGAGCACCACGTTGTCGCTCAAGTGGTCCCGAGCGATCTTTTCGGTCATGTTCTTGTGGCGACGCATTTCCACGAGGGATGGAACATAGCGATCTCGGATGACGTCTGGATTTACGATTTCAAGTCCAGTAGGGAGGGTGAGCCCCATGGCGTCAGCCTTGAGCTGGATCGCGTACGGATTGCCTAAAAGCACGCACTTTGCGATACCACGTTCGGTACACGTGACAGCTGCCTGCATAGTACGCGGTTCGTCGCCCTCTGGCAGCACGATTCGCTTGTTTGCCTGACGCGCGTTGCGTGTGAGGGCGTGGCGGAATGCTGGCGGAGAAAGCTGGCGCTTCATCTCGGATGACAAGGTGCCGCGTATCCAGTTGGTGTTGATATTGATGGCGACCGTTTCCATGGCCTGGTTGATGCGGTCGTTGTCATCTGGAGCAATCTCCAGATTCATATCGTAAAGGGAGCGTGCTGTTTCGAAGGACGTTTTGCTCACGCGCATGACTGGCAGGCCGCTTTTCCAAGCAATCTGGCACATCTTGACGATCTGCTCGCTTGGCTGCTGATTGCTGGTCAATACCAGTCCGGCGAGGCGAGTTCCGTTTAGCGACGCCATGCTGGCGGTGAGGATGATGTCGCTGCGGTCGGACGGAGTGACGAGCAGATTACCCGTTTTGAAAGTGTGGAGGAGATTGGTGACGTTGCGGGCGAGGAGTTCGATGTTGAAGACCCGTCGGTTCAACATGTCGCCTTCGTTGAGTATCTCCGCTCCGATAAGTTTTGCTACGTCTGAGACGCGCGGAGCAAGCAGCTTGCTGTCGTGCGGAATCATACCGATGAGCTCGATGTCTTCGTTTTTGAAGACAGGGCAATTATCGGTGACGTAGTTCTTGAGAGGCTCGAGGCCCATGCCGTCGAAATCGATCGTATCACGAGCAACTTCGATATCCGCCTTATTGACGACAACACCTGCCACGCGTCCCTTGAAATCGTGGACCGAAAGCTCGAGCTCCTTGTTCAGGTTGTCCAAGCTGCGTTTGCCGAGGGCTGAAACCAGAATGATCTTCGAGGAGAGAGTCTGGGCCAGCTTGGCGTTGAGCATGGAGCCAGATGGGAAACGCTCGGTTTGGATGAGTCCTTCGACTATGACGACGTCTGCATTCTTGGCCGCGTCCTCGAGGCGTTGGACGATGTTTTCCAGCAAGAGTTCGATGTGGTCCTCGCTCAAAAGCCTCTTGGCTTCCGGCATGGATATCGGGTCCGGCGGCGTGAGCGAAGTAACGGCTCTAATGAAGTCGGTGGAGCGATCTCCGGTCTCGTCTGGATTTACCGGCTGGGCGATGGGCTTGAAGAAAGCGACGCGCACGCCTTGTCTTTCGAGAGCTCGTACCAGCCCTATGGATACTGTGGAAAGACCGACCTTTGCCCCTGTCGGTACGGTTAGAAAAACGTGTTTCATCTTATTTGCTTCCGACTATTTGCTCGGTTTCGCGAGCGATCATGAGTTCTTCGTTTGTCTGGATGACGATCGCTTTAACCGAGGAGTTTTTAGTTGAAATGATACCGTCGTTGCCCTTGCCGCGATTCTTGTTGGCTTCTGGGTCAATCTCGATGCCCAAGTGGGCGAGTCGCTGCATGGTTTCCGCACGGGTGAGGGCGTCGTTTTCGCCGATTCCTCCGGTGAAAATCAAAGCGTCGCAATCTTCGATAGTCGCTCTCAGCGAGGCGATACTTTTGGCCAAGCGGCGCGTGAAGATCCCTACTGCAAGCTTGGCAGCCTCATTGCCCTCTGTGGAGGCTTCGCGCAGAGTGCGCATATCGTTGGAAATGTCGGAGAGACCGAGCAGACCGCTCTTCTTGTTGAGCATGACGTCTATGTCGTCAGCTGTCATTCCAAGAGCTCTTTTGAGGTGGAAGATAATGCCTGGGTCGATGTCTCCGCAACGGGTTCCCATGACCATACCTTCTAGAGGGGTGAGTCCCATGGTGGTATCGACGCAAACTCCATTTTCAATGGCGGCCGCGCTACAACCGTTTCCAAGGTGGGCGGTGATGACGCTAGTCTCGCTTAGTGGCTTGCCCAAGATGCGGGCTGCTTCTCCGGCTACGTACTTGTGACTGGAGCCGTGGAAGCCGTAGCGGCGGATTCCATGTTTTTTGTAGAGCTCTATGGGGAGAGGATAGAGGTAGGCCTCAGGTTGTAGCGTTTGATGAAAAGCGGTATCAAAAACCCCGACCTGTGGGAGATCGGGGAAATTTTGTTTGGATGATTCTATGCCGAGTAGGTTAGCTGGGTTATGCAAAGGAGCCAGGGAATTGCAGGCTTCGACGGCCTTGATAGCAGCTTCGTCCATCACGCAAGCGGAGGTAAAGGCCTCGCCGCCGTGTACGACGCGGTGACCTACTGCGTCGATGCTCACGTTTACATCCTCTGATGCAACAAACTCGGCGAGCGTATTGAGCGCCTCTTTGTGCGATGCCTTGGCAGGAAGGTCGCCCTTCACGGCTTCGGCCAGTTTGTCGCTCTCCATCTTGTACTTCGGAGAGTCCGAACCGAGCTTGTCGAACAAGCCACGCGCTAGGTCGGCTCCCGTCAGGGTGTCGATGACTGAGAATTTTAGGGAGGAACTTCCGCAATTAATGACTAGAATATTCATTAGCTGACTGCATTTGACGAATCAGCTACATGATATCGACTAATCAGCCTTATCTGACAAACCCTAATTAAAGAAAGTCGGGTAATTAATTATTACAGTCAACCAAGGCAGGGTGATTTCGGGGCAAATCGGTCACGGAGCGGGGATCTCGACCCCATCTTCTCGACAGAGGCGTATGAGGGCCAACTCCATAATGCGGCGGGCCTTGGCGGTCTCTGCGTGTAGAAAATCGTGTAGCTCTCGGTCCTTCTCGGATTCAAATGAGCAATTGCTGCTGTAGTCTTCGAAGGCGCAGAGACTGGATACCAGCGAACTAACGTGCCTTGGGCACTCGCAGTCGAGGTCAGGCTCGGAGTCGCTCAGAGCCATGAGCTGGCTTTCGCTGAGCAATCGCTCCGGTATCTCCGTTTTGGCTTCGGTTTTGTTGGGCTGCAAAAGTGTCGGGGTAAGGCTATATAGATAGCGCTCGATCATGATGCTGTTTATCGGCCAACGCAGTAGGTGTACGCCGGCCTTGGCCAACTCCTTCAGCTGATTCCTCTGCATGAAGTCAAAAATCGTCACGATCGTCAGCTGCGGAAAGCTGGCGGCGAGCTCGAGAATAGCGGTCTTCTCATCCGGATTGCGACCCTGGCTGTCTATCAGGATGATGCTGAGTTGGTGTTCGCCTCGCAAGTGTTCGGAGAGGTCCTCCATAGAGGCGAAGGATTTCGAACTCCAGAACAGCGGCTTGGCGGAGTTGAGTCGGATGCTGTGAGTCGGGGCGAGGAAGCCCGCTTGCAGATTTGCGAGGGAGGGGATCTCGTTGGAAAAGGCGTTTTCTGCGGACGCTTTGAGCTCGCTCAAGCGAGTTTCTAGAGCTTCTTCGTCGAGGTGAGCTATTCTCCCGATCGAATCGCCTAGGTCGATCAGCGACTTGAGATGTATCAGGCGCTTCAGATCGTTTGAGCTCAAGATACGTTCTCCCGACTCGGATTCTATGGAAGCGGTGAAATAGTCGCGTCGCATCCAGGTACGGATCGTGTTGGGCGAAATGCCAGCCATTTTGGCCGCGGTACCGATCTTGTATCCTGTATTAGCTTCGGTTTCTTGTATCATGAGTAGCGTTTATGAGATGGTGTATGGGTGTTTCAATTTCAAAACGAACCACGCATGAACTCGATTGACGAGTCCGATTGGGCGACTCGAGAGGTTTGGATTTGTTTTGGATCGATAAAGCTATCTCGCCTGAAGCTCTTGAATAAGCTATTGGACGCAAAAAGCCCCTGTCCTTAAGGAAAGGGCAGGGGCGGTGAAACTTGTCGTGTGAATTACGCTTAGCGAGCGACCAGATTGGCGTTTAGTTCCGCCTTTATCGGGCACTCTTTGGGGATGGGGACGAACTTTGGCGAGACGAGCGTGGTGCTCGGGCTTTTTTCCGATCCTCGACGGAAGGTTTTGATTTGCCCGACTGCCATGTCGACAGCACGGCGGCCATTTTCGTGATGGTCTTGGTCGATCCCGCCATATTTGAGGGACCGCCTGTTTGCGTCCAAGGGGACGTATCTACAGTCTTGGCCGCCTTTAGTCACTTCGTAGGCGACGTCGGCCATATTGTTCCAGTTGCTGATTATGACCTCCACGTTGTTTTCGCGAGCCCACTCAATAGCGGCGGGTCGGACGTCTTCGCGATAATCTGAACTGTGCTGGAAATAGTGGGGTTCAATCCAGTTTTCTCGGTCGAGTTCGCGGCGATAGGTATGGAAACCGGCAGCGTAGGTGAAGCGCTTGTGAACCTCCTCGAACTCAGACATGGCAAGACCGATTCGCTGGTAGCCCATTTTCTTCAATTCTACAATCAGCCGGCGAACTGCCTCGATCTGGTTTGTCTGCACCGAATCGAACTCCAGAAATTCTGGCAGCGGGTTCACCTTGACCAGTGAATAAAGGTCCCAGTCCAGTTCGAAAGGTTCATCGTAGTAGTCGAAAGCCCCGAAAATAACGCCTTGGATGCCACGAGCTTTGAGCACGCGATTGAGGGATTTGCTATCCTTGTATTCGTGACCGAGCCAAAAGGTGTCGAGTTTGTAGCCGAGCTCTTTGGCCCGTTCTTTCGCGCCAGCGAGTAGATCTCGAGAGACATGGTGCTCGCTTACTTCCTTGGGATCGCGAACGTTGATAATCCACGCGATAACCTGTTCGCTGGGACGGTTTTTGGTGGCTTGCCGATATGCGACCAGTGCCGAAAGGGCAGGGTCAGGTCGGTAGCCCATCTCTTCGGCTAGCTTTTGAATTCTGTCCCTTGTCGCTTTGGGCAAGCTCGGATGGTTACGCAGAGCGAGCGAAACAGTTGTTTGGTGGACGCCGGCAACTTTTGCGACGTCCTTCATCAGTACGCGGGGTTTATCCATTGGGTCGAAGGAGCTAAACTTTTTTTGTTACGGAGAGCGGGAGGACCGAGATCCGACTCTTAAGGAAGAGCCCGCTCTTAAGAGAGAGGAGACAGTTGAGAATGAGGGCAAGTTCTCGAATTACTCATGTCAGCTCTTACTATAGCGTAAAGTAAGAAAGGGGCCTCAGCGTACGCAGATTTGCTTGATTGGGATCCGTATCAGCCTGCTTTTGGTGGTCGCACAAGTCCGTGCCACCACTTGCCTACGATCCATTTGAAGTCTTCCAAAATCAGGTAGAAGCAGGGCACTAGGATAAGCGTAATGAAGGTGGCGAAGGCGACGCCGAAAGCCAAAGAGGTGGCCATGGGAATGAGGAACTGAGCTTGCAAACTCGTTTCATGCAAAATTGGGATGAGGCCGACGAAGGTGGTGACTGAGGTGAGCAAAATTGCCCTGAACCGCTGCATTCCGCCAATCCGAACCGCGTCGAAAAGGCTCATTCCATCTTCTCGCAAGGTATTGATTCGTTCTACCAAGACGAGAGAGTCATTCACGACCACACCTGCCATGGCGATCATGCCGATGAAAGAGAGGAGACTGAGGTCTTGGAAACCGTACAAATGACCGACAATCGACCCAGCGACTCCGAATGGAATGACGGAAATCACGATTAGCGGCTGGCTGTAGCTTTTGAAAGGTATGGCCAGCAGCATGTAAATACAGGCGAGCACGAGGAGAGAACCGCCGATCAACACAGGCTTCGACTCCGCTAAGTCTTTGGCCTCGCCGCCCATGGCGGGAGTCACGCTGGGATATCGTTGCAAGACTTCTGGCAGAATTTCTCCGTAAACCTTTTTTGCGATTTCTTCCGTTGTGATCACGGACTTATCTGCTTCGGCCTGGATTTTGATAATCCGCTTTCGGTCCAATCTGGATATGGCCGGATAGCCGACGCCCATTTCGATTTCCGCCACTTCGCCAATAGGAACGCGAGCTCCACTAGCCGTCACGATACGCATGTTTTCCAAGTCTCCGAGCGACTCTCGCTGCGATCTCGGATAACGTACCATGATCTTTACGTCCTCCTTGTCTCTTTGGACGCGTTGCACTTCAGCACCGTAGAAGGCGTTTCGAACCTGCCTTCCCAAATCGGCGGCGTTGATGCCTAAGGAGCGGGCATCGTCTTTGAGGCGGATTTTGAGTTCTCGTTTCCCTTCTGAATAGGTGTCTCTTATGTCATAGAGTCCCTCGACTTCGCGCAGCTTTTCTTGGATTTCGAGCGAGGCCTGCTTCAATTTCGAGAAGTCGCGCCCTGTCAGCTGTACATCTACGGGGAGGCCGACTGGTCCACTGGCATTCGCTTCAAATTTCAGTCTTTTAGCTCCGGGGATTTCACCAACTTTTTGTCTCCACCGCTCCACTACGTCGTTCGCATTCGAGTCTGAGGTTTCGCTTTTGGCCAATTCGAGAATAATCTGTCCAATGTTGCTGCCGGTGGAGCTAGCTCCAGAAGCCGCTGGACCTCCAGAACTGCCGGCCGAGCCGAGCGAAACGAGCTTGTTTTTGACCGGGTCGATTTCACCGGCTGCTTTGTCCTCCTCGCGTATTTCCTCAAGAGCGGCGTCCAGAATCTTCACTGCCTTTTCCGTTTCGGAGGCGGGAGTGCCTTCGATCATCGTGAGACTGGCGAGAATGTAGTCCGAGGGTACACTCGGGAAGAAAACGAAACGTATGATTCCGGATATGGGCAGGGCAATGGAGGCTACGAAGAGTAGTCCGAAAAGGGCGGAGGTATACCAACGCCATTTGATCGCTCGCCGAAGCCATCTCTGGTAGGTTGTTTGAATAAAACGCTCTAGCCAGTCGGAAATGCTGCGTTGTAGACGCGAGAAAAGGTTTAGCTTTTCGCGTCCGCTCTTGTCGCCCACTTTGCAAAGCGAGAGATGGTAGGGCAGTACAAGTTTGCTTTGCACCAATGAGAATCCTAGCGTTGGGATAACCACCCATGGGATGACTCCCATAAATTTGCCAGCC is a window encoding:
- a CDS encoding efflux RND transporter permease subunit, producing MIAWFTKNGVAANLTMLLLVIGGLISSFTAKTELFPDFSLDMVAVRVPFLGASPEEVEELVIVRIEEALQGVNGIKEINSTASEGYGAVTVTVNKGYPVSKLKDDIKTRVDAIPSFPANTERPIVEEILIPKDVIRVSVYGEASEVEIKKIAQRIRDELTEIEGISQVSLEGVRAYELSIELTENDLRKYGLSFDQVVSIVRANSLDLPGGMIKAQGGEIQLRTKEQAYDAYDFENIVLLTRPDGGLVYLKDVATIKDGLEESDLLSHFNDKMAATILVREVGNENPLEISAAVYDYVDNVAPIWIPEGITLEAWIDTSFYLQGRIDMLLENGIIGFVLVLVSLAIFLRPSLAFFVAIGIPVSFLATLAIGPLVGITVNLISLFAFILVLGIVVDDAIVVGESVFTEFQKNGPGVDSAIKGTHRVSTPVTFAVITTMVAFVPIFLLPGMAGKFMGVIPWVVIPTLGFSLVQSKLVLPYHLSLCKVGDKSGREKLNLFSRLQRSISDWLERFIQTTYQRWLRRAIKWRWYTSALFGLLFVASIALPISGIIRFVFFPSVPSDYILASLTMIEGTPASETEKAVKILDAALEEIREEDKAAGEIDPVKNKLVSLGSAGSSGGPAASGASSTGSNIGQIILELAKSETSDSNANDVVERWRQKVGEIPGAKRLKFEANASGPVGLPVDVQLTGRDFSKLKQASLEIQEKLREVEGLYDIRDTYSEGKRELKIRLKDDARSLGINAADLGRQVRNAFYGAEVQRVQRDKEDVKIMVRYPRSQRESLGDLENMRIVTASGARVPIGEVAEIEMGVGYPAISRLDRKRIIKIQAEADKSVITTEEIAKKVYGEILPEVLQRYPSVTPAMGGEAKDLAESKPVLIGGSLLVLACIYMLLAIPFKSYSQPLIVISVIPFGVAGSIVGHLYGFQDLSLLSFIGMIAMAGVVVNDSLVLVERINTLREDGMSLFDAVRIGGMQRFRAILLTSVTTFVGLIPILHETSLQAQFLIPMATSLAFGVAFATFITLILVPCFYLILEDFKWIVGKWWHGLVRPPKAG
- a CDS encoding LacI family DNA-binding transcriptional regulator, with the translated sequence MDKPRVLMKDVAKVAGVHQTTVSLALRNHPSLPKATRDRIQKLAEEMGYRPDPALSALVAYRQATKNRPSEQVIAWIINVRDPKEVSEHHVSRDLLAGAKERAKELGYKLDTFWLGHEYKDSKSLNRVLKARGIQGVIFGAFDYYDEPFELDWDLYSLVKVNPLPEFLEFDSVQTNQIEAVRRLIVELKKMGYQRIGLAMSEFEEVHKRFTYAAGFHTYRRELDRENWIEPHYFQHSSDYREDVRPAAIEWARENNVEVIISNWNNMADVAYEVTKGGQDCRYVPLDANRRSLKYGGIDQDHHENGRRAVDMAVGQIKTFRRGSEKSPSTTLVSPKFVPIPKECPIKAELNANLVAR
- a CDS encoding acetate/propionate family kinase, coding for MNILVINCGSSSLKFSVIDTLTGADLARGLFDKLGSDSPKYKMESDKLAEAVKGDLPAKASHKEALNTLAEFVASEDVNVSIDAVGHRVVHGGEAFTSACVMDEAAIKAVEACNSLAPLHNPANLLGIESSKQNFPDLPQVGVFDTAFHQTLQPEAYLYPLPIELYKKHGIRRYGFHGSSHKYVAGEAARILGKPLSETSVITAHLGNGCSAAAIENGVCVDTTMGLTPLEGMVMGTRCGDIDPGIIFHLKRALGMTADDIDVMLNKKSGLLGLSDISNDMRTLREASTEGNEAAKLAVGIFTRRLAKSIASLRATIEDCDALIFTGGIGENDALTRAETMQRLAHLGIEIDPEANKNRGKGNDGIISTKNSSVKAIVIQTNEELMIARETEQIVGSK
- a CDS encoding MerR family transcriptional regulator; the protein is MIQETEANTGYKIGTAAKMAGISPNTIRTWMRRDYFTASIESESGERILSSNDLKRLIHLKSLIDLGDSIGRIAHLDEEALETRLSELKASAENAFSNEIPSLANLQAGFLAPTHSIRLNSAKPLFWSSKSFASMEDLSEHLRGEHQLSIILIDSQGRNPDEKTAILELAASFPQLTIVTIFDFMQRNQLKELAKAGVHLLRWPINSIMIERYLYSLTPTLLQPNKTEAKTEIPERLLSESQLMALSDSEPDLDCECPRHVSSLVSSLCAFEDYSSNCSFESEKDRELHDFLHAETAKARRIMELALIRLCREDGVEIPAP
- the pta gene encoding phosphate acetyltransferase, which produces MKHVFLTVPTGAKVGLSTVSIGLVRALERQGVRVAFFKPIAQPVNPDETGDRSTDFIRAVTSLTPPDPISMPEAKRLLSEDHIELLLENIVQRLEDAAKNADVVIVEGLIQTERFPSGSMLNAKLAQTLSSKIILVSALGKRSLDNLNKELELSVHDFKGRVAGVVVNKADIEVARDTIDFDGMGLEPLKNYVTDNCPVFKNEDIELIGMIPHDSKLLAPRVSDVAKLIGAEILNEGDMLNRRVFNIELLARNVTNLLHTFKTGNLLVTPSDRSDIILTASMASLNGTRLAGLVLTSNQQPSEQIVKMCQIAWKSGLPVMRVSKTSFETARSLYDMNLEIAPDDNDRINQAMETVAININTNWIRGTLSSEMKRQLSPPAFRHALTRNARQANKRIVLPEGDEPRTMQAAVTCTERGIAKCVLLGNPYAIQLKADAMGLTLPTGLEIVNPDVIRDRYVPSLVEMRRHKNMTEKIARDHLSDNVVLGTMMLAHDEVDGLVSGAVHSSANTVRPAMQLIKTKPTAKIASSIFFMCLPDQVLVYGDCAINPDPNAEELADIAIQSADSAKAFGVEPLVAMISYSTLGSGFGADVDKVVEATRIVKELRPDLVVDGPLQYDAAAIADVARTKAPDSPVAGKANVFIFPDLNTGNTTYKAVQRSANVISIGPMLQGLRKPVNDLSRGALVDDIIYTIALTAVQAQQG